Genomic segment of Gallus gallus isolate bGalGal1 chromosome 28, bGalGal1.mat.broiler.GRCg7b, whole genome shotgun sequence:
GATGGGGACGTGGCGAACTCAGGGGACTGGGGGTTTTCCAGCCTCTTTTTGCTGGTGAGGAGGGAgcatcacccccccccccccctttccccccctccagaagctggaagtGCCCTTTGGCTGCATGGCACCCAGCAGAACTGCACTCTGATGGTCCATCCCAGGGCCCCCCCTTGGGTTGGGCACTTTTAGGGCTGAGAGTTCCATGTGTGTGCAgccaatgggatttggggttctAATTatcttcaccccccccccccccctcctccccccgctctttttttttcttgagagaGCACATGTCGCCTCCCGCTTTATTTCTCTTATGCAtatcaattaagaaaaaattaattaagaaaaaggtTTCTCTGgggtttggaaaggaaaaggaacagctGCAGACATTCATCCAGCGGGCACATCTTAACTCAGGTAaaacgggaaaaaaaaacaaacaaaaaagaaaaagaaaaaaaaaaaaaggaaagaaaaagaaaaaaacaaaaaaggccaaaaaaaaaaagggggaaaaaaaggaaaacaaaacaaaaaaaaaaagagaaagataaaacatAAAACCACATTTCTACCTCTGAGAGCGGCGGCTGTGGGCGCCCCGTCCCACGTCCGGCTGAATATTTCAGTCTTGCAAACGTTCAGGTATTGAAAGTTTTGAttattaaaaggagaaaaaaaaaataaaaataaaaataataaaaaataataaaaaaataattaaaaaaaaaaccaaaaaaaaaaaaaaaagagaaaataaaaacactgaaagtttACATTTTATAATAACATTATTATACAGATTGTATTTAAGCTGCAGAATATTTAAGACAATTGTAACCCTGTAAAGttgatgaaatattaaaaaaaaataattaaaaaataaatggttgTGTGAAGTTTGtatccccttcctcctcctcctcctcctcctcccccacctcccccgGGGGTGCACATAGGATACCCATGGGGTGGACGGTGTCCCTGTGCCCTATGGCCGCCATAGGACCCCATGGGGCTATGAGACACCCCGCATCACCCATCCACACCCCGACCACGCTGCACCCTGCTGAGCTTCCGGCCCACCTGGCCCCGCCCACCGGCGGTGTCGCTCTTGATTGGGCGGCGCGGCGGAAGGGCGGCGCTCTGCGCGCTAGCCGCGCTCTCTCTGGCCCTGGCGGACCGCGAAGATGGCGGCGCCCATGGAGGTGGCGTTGGTGTCGGACGCCGCCGGGCCGCTTTGCAACTGCTCGGTCTGGGAGCTGCACTCGGGTTCCGCGTTGCCCGGTTACCGCGGTGGGAACACCGGCCCGCGCGGGCTGGCGCTGCTGGGAGGCGAGCACCTGCTGGGGGCCCAGCTGGGCAAGAGCTACATCAAcgtgtgggagctgcagaggaaggtACCGGCGGCGGAGGGCGTGGGGAGagcggcggggggggcggcCCGGGGAACCCCTCCGTAGGAGACTCACCCTGCGCTGAGCCCCCCCAGGGTCCCTCTATCCGTAGACCTCCACCATCTCTATGGTCAGACGCCCCCTCCTTAGGGCCCCTCCGATCCTATGCTGAGATGCCCTCAGGGCCCTTCTGTCCGCAGGGATCCCCGTATGGACGCTGGGatcccctccagcccccccccTTTCCTTCGGAGCCCCCCCCACCTCTGTGGTGAGAGCCCTCCAGAAGGACCTCCATCTCTTTGGTGAAGCAGTCTCCATGCAGATGTCCCCATGGTCATATCCCCCCTCCTCTATACAGCCCCCCACCGTGATCAGGTGCCTGAGCCCCCCCtgcaccccacagagccccccccaTGGTGCTGCGTAGCCCTGGatccccctcacccccctcctccccccccccaagttCCTGAGGAGAGCCCGGAGCCCCCTTACAGGGGACATCCTCACatgttgtatgggaactgctaTAAAACATCTGTTGTGAAAGAGGGATTAATTCTGGGGTTCCCTTTCCCAGATGCAGCGTTGCCCCAACTGCCCCCACATTGGGTGGACACCGCTGGGAGCCCCACACTGTGCCCACcatggggcagcagcactgctgggctctgtgctcccCCACTGTGGGATCCCCACACTGAACCCCATGGGGTCCTGAGGGTCTTCTCCAGTCCAGGAGGATTTGTCAGGGGAATTATGGAGAAAACCTCTGCCTCAAAACCCCTCCAGATCCTCCTGGTCTCGTTACTGAAAATGGGGAATCTGCAGGCTCACACCTGACCTGACAGAcccaccccccctccctccaGCGCCACCCTATTATCAGCTGGGACAGGACAGCAGCACAAACCCTTTGCCCTACAGctgctctctctctgtttcttgtCATTCCCTTCAGttttgctgcagggagcagcagcagcccatgaGTATGAGTGCACACACAGCCCCTTCATTGCCACAGCTCACAGTTTGTTCCTTCCTGCTTCGGTTTCCCTAAACCAAGAGCTGATGGCAGagccttttatttcttctcccaggctgtgagctcagatcaacatcttttctttttctttctttctttcttcccttgttAAGTCATATTATTTTGGCATAATCTTAGCTTGTTTTCTGCTGAGTCTCCAGGATTCCCCATCACGGAGCATAATTCTATCCAAATTTCTTGCCTTTGGGTACCTGCTGCCTATGGCTGGAGTTGTGTGGATGCAGGTGGGAAGAAGGGCAATTTACCTTTCCACTCTGGGCTTTAAACACAAAGCGACATGCCAAGCATTTAAGTGGGATTTGAGCTGAACCACGCtctgcttcctcttttcctccccaAATTCCCATCCATACTAAatggctgctgttttctttgtgttctccCAGGACCAGCTCCAGCAAAAGATCATTTGCCCTGGACCAGTGACCTGCCTAACAGCTTCTCCCAACGGGCTCTACATTCTGGCTGGTGTTGCTGAGAGCATCTACCTGTGGGAGGTGAGGAGCACACACTGCCCATGCAGGGCTCAGTGTGGAACTGCTGAGCTCACAGCCCCTCGAGGTGCAGGAATGGGTCTGCATGACACCCATGCTGAGGGTGTTCCAGCACAGCGTTTCCTCCCTCACCTTTTTGGGTTTGACTTCTCACATTTGCTGTAAGACTTTGAACATATTTGTGATCATCTTTTGGCATCTTGTTGGTGCTGTTCTTTCTGGCATCAAAATTGTGCACGGATGAAGTGTCCGTTTGAAGGCTCCTATAAATCAGTGGGACCCCCGTGTAGGTTAAAGTGATTTGGATCCAAGGGAAGTGAAAAATCCCAGCAGTCCTGGAGAGAAGGTTTGTGTTCAGATCCACGATGGATTAATAAGGGTCTGCTGGGCTGAAGGGATTGGAAATGTAGAGATCCATCCTCTGTGGATAGTGACTGCCTTAGTCCTGTCAGGTGGGGATAGATCCATATTAcctgtgctgctcagtgggGTCAAGGCTTCTCTGGGTCGTGCACACTAGAGATCCACATTGGgcagccagccccagcagcttGTCATAGCAGGGTGGGAGATGAATGTTGCTGGAAGAGACTGGGTGAGGTTTAggtctttttgttttggagCTGCTACAGATGCTTGGTGTTGTGGGCTCGGGTGTTGCTTCCTCAGTGCAGAAACCAAAGCTTAGCTTTCATTTAGCATCCCTTCCACGTTCTGGCCTAACGTTTGTAATGTGACTTGTGAGTTGGATGTCCCTACAGGCTGGTGTATTCTGGTTATCATCCTACTTTCAATTAGTGGTGGTGTTTACGTGGGATTACACTATGTTCTAAGAGCTTTGCCAAGTAAATAAAGGAACACAGCTTGTTCCTAGCCCCAGGATTAAAGACCAAGATGCCTAACCTGTAAACCTCTCAATCTTGGGGGAATGTTTTTGAGCCTTATTATGTGGGTGGCTCTATCTTAATTCATCAGGGAACACTGGGGCTGAGACTGCAGCAAGTGGGAGTTGCTTACTTGTGATGCTCTGAGCTGGTTTCTACTCTGCTTCATTTACAAAACGTGGCCCTTTCTCCTTGCTTCCATCTAGCCTTGCCTTGGCAACGTTtcagagcagctggcagcagtgggtgATGGCAGAGCAAACAGGCACACATTGGAGAGGCCGCATGGAAACCATCATAGAGCTGGAAATGGGCTCCAAGAGCCCCAGTTATCCACCTGCTCTGCAAAACCCCTTGTTCACTGTCaaattgctgtttgcttttatttttagatataATTCAGACAACGAGAGGGAGTTGATTCTGTTCTTTTCTATGGGGCTCCCTTGCCACCTCCTTAGCTCCCTCCCTATCTGCAGTGTTGCCTTTTAATAAGAACAGTCCTGGGTTTAGGGAACTCTTTGTCCACCCTGGAGGTCTTCTTGGTCTCAGAGCACCCACCTGCCTGGAATGCAGCAGCCCCTGGGGTGGCTCTCAGCCCCCGATGGCTGCAGGGGTTACAGAGCCATCGCGTGCCTTCAAACTGAGTGCTGAGATGCCACGGGAGGTTGGAGGAAGCCATCAGAGTAATACTAACAATAAACAGGAAATCTTTACTGCGTGCTTGTGTCTTGACCAGAGAAACTGCACTGCTGTCACCGGATTCCAGAGTCACAGTAGCCAGGATCTGCTCAAACTGCTTCTTGCTGTGTTCAGTCCTTGCTGAGTGTTCTCCTGCCCTTTCCTCAGGTCTCCAATGGGAACCTCCTGGCCATCCTGAACCGACACTACCAGGACCTCACATGCCTCTGCTTCACTGATGACAGCAGCCACTTTCTCTCGGGGGCAAAGGACTGCCTGGCGCTGGTGTGGAACCTGTACAGGTAACAGTGGCCACGAGGACATCTTGGTCTGCTCGTTCTGGGAGCAGAGAGCATCCGGGCATGGAATACAGCATGAGATCAGCCACCACATCCTAGAGGCAGGATCGTCTCTGCTTAAGCCTACATCTCTAAGCTGTTCTTAAAGCTTACTAGTGGTGATGAGTCTGTGCCCTCCTTAGGCGAGTTGTTCCAGTGTTATCCTATCACAGCATATCCCTCTGACTGCCTTTCTCCTTTCAACAAAGGGTGGGTTGTGCCCTTCCCCAGGTAATGGCAGCTGAGCGCTCTGTCCCCTGGGGTGAAGGGTGCCTGCCCTCattgtgctgtggctgctgaccACTTCTGCCTTCAGCTTGAttcctacacacacacacagtgccGTTCCAGAGGCAGCAGAGCCTTGGCCAGCTCTCCCTCACAACCACTTTGCTTTGGtatccccagcactgctgaccCTTTTTTGTTCTCTGCCCTCCAGTGTTCTACAGGCAGAGCCCTCCCAGATCCCAGACCCTCGCCACGTGTGGTCCCGACATAGCCTCCCCATCACAGACATGTGCTGTGGCTTTGGAGGACCTTTGGCACGAGCTGCCACTGCATCCCTTGACCAGACAGCAAAGGTAAGGCTTGGACCAGTCTGGACAAACAAATATCCCAGAGGTGTCCACGCCCCGGAGGGTTAAAGCTGAATTTATGCAGAGCTGTCCAGGCGGGTTGCAGTAGCTCAGTTTCTTGGCTGCCTCTGTGATGACTCAGAGCTGCCAGACCTAATGAGTTTTGCCTCTCCAAACGCCGGCGGTTTCTCTTCACCTGCCCTCAGACCAGGGCTCCTCGTGCTTTGTCATCTCTATTGTCCCTGGAGGGTGTGGGGATTGTTTCATCTCCCTTTGCTGTTGTCCCTTCTATCTGGAAGGACGTGGAACACGGAGCTGGCTCCTCCAGGCACAACCAGCTCCAGaagtggagctgggagggatcCACCCTGGGAGACATGATGGGCACAGGGAGGCCAGGGGCTGGTTCAGGGCTGCTGAGGAGCCTTATTGCCTTCAGAGTCTCATTTGGATTCTGTCTTGGTTAGCATGGGACTTAGCAAGTGAGCCAGGGCAGGCCAGcttgtgcctcagtttccccatccaCAGTGGGATGGGGTGCTGGTATGTGCTGCCAGCTTGCTGCTGGGCACATCAGTGCTGGTAAGCAGCAGCGTGTTCTTCCAGTCAAGCAGTGAATGTTTAAGCCCCTAATTCTGCACTATCTTATTCCAGCTCTGGGAAGTCTCATCCGGGGAGCTCCTGCTTTCAGTCCTGTTTGATGTGGGGATCATGGCTGTGACCCTGGACCTCTCCGAGTATCACATGTTCTGTGGCGGCATGGATGGATCCATCTTCCAGGTTGACCTCTGTGCCTGGgtgagtgctggggctgcagggctgcttggCACTGCCATTGTGTGGCCCCAGCCTTGGTGTGGCACTGTGAGCCACTGCCACCTCCTGGCTGTGTGACAGTGTGATCTGTCAGGGAACCCCTGCGTTCCCCTGCACCTCCTCTGCCCTGTCCAGACACAGCAATGAATGCTGCCTTCAGTCTTGCTGAACTCAATCCCCTCtcactcttccttccatcctccACGTCTGCAGCCAGTCCAGAGAGACCGGACCTTCCAGACAGAGCGGGAGAATGGGAAGATCTTCAAAGGGCACAGGTGAGATACCAGACATACCTGCCATGTATTTCACTGCCCCTGGCTGCCCACCTCACCGGTTTCTGGCAGACCTTGGGTCATCCTGAGTTTAAACATCCCTTCCCCATTCCAGGAACCAGGTGACGTGTCTGTCCGTCTCCACGGATGGCAGCCTGTTGCTTTCTGGCTCACACGATGAAACAGTGAGGCTATGGGACATCCAGAGCAAGCAGTGCCTGAAGACGATGAATCACAAAGGTAGGCATGCCCTTATCTCCGTGATCCTTCCCTCCTTGTCTGttaaaagctgctgctgtcttgCTCTGACGCTGCCCTCGGCAATTCAggcatttctgtgctgcttgttTCACCCTTTTGGGAAGGGCAGAGGCATTAAAGGGATGCCTTCACTGTCTGGAGTGGGGTTTTGACCTTGCCCATGTCTGTTAACGAGCTCTCTGTGCACTGTCAGAAAGTGAGTCACGGATTTCACCCGGCCGTTGAGGAAGCCCAGGATCTTGTTTTCCAAAGGGAGCAATTCTCCCAGACACACCCGAGCACctgaggaggaaatgagagGGGGAGAATGAGTCTGAAGGAGAAACCGTGGCCCCAGCAGTGGGCACCCGTGAGCTCATTAGGCCTGAAGTGAATCCAATATCAGCAGTCTGGGATCGCAGGCGAACGGCCCCAGTGAACCACACAAACCAACGCTCACAAGCTCAGATCAGCAGTGAGGTCCCTCAGAGCAGTGGCTGATTTAGCCCTTATGTTGCAGGCTGTGAGACCCAGGCTGTGTGCAGACCCgttccttctgctttgcttttctgccaggacctgctgcagcagccGTCCAGCCATGCCCTGCTAACAGTACAAGAGAAAGCAGGCAAAACTTGAGCTGTGTGAGTCATCAGAGGGGAGGTGGCCAAGCTTTCACTGCAAGCCAAGCATTAAAACCCTCCTCAAGCCTGCAAGGCAGCACAATCAGACACAAGCCCCTGCAGCGCCGTGCTGCTGGGTGCCAGGCTGGGAGGGGGCTTTTTGCATCCTCTGCAGACTGGCTTCTTCCTATGGGCAGGGATTGGgcttccccagcagccctggcacCATTACCACCCCGCTGAGCTTGGATGCTTCACCTGAGCATGGGAGCAGTGTGGGAGTGGGATGTAATGCAGGAGCTGTACTGCAGGGAGCACAGGAGCGGGGCTCAGTGTGGCTTTCCTGCATCAGGAATGTGGGACTCCTATGTCCCCAAAGCTGCCCATCTTCTGGAGCTGTCCCAGCCATGGGCTCCCTGCTCGCTGGCTTCCAGCAGGCCGTGGCCTCCTGTTTGCCTTTCCATCTGCCTTTCCAAGCTGCAGCGCAGCCCTCCTGGCAAGGTCTGTtccgtgctgctgctctgctgcccctccagCATGTTCCTTTTGCGAGGCAGAGCTGATGTGGGCTTCTCTGCCACAGCTGACGTGACAGTCACCCCCTGCCTGGTGTGCTCTGGACAATGACGTCCTTCTCACGGGGGCAAaggaggcagctgcaggcaaAGGAGAAACCAGTGGCCTCCCCACATGATGGTGCTGGAAATAGATGAGAGGAACTGGACATGGCTCAGGGCTGGAGAGGAGcgtggctgtgctggcaggaaGGATGCAGGGGGCTTCTCCAAGGTTTGCTTGTCCTTGGCTAGGGCAGAACGCAGGCAGAGAGATGGGCactgaggagctgtgctgctgctggtaaTGAGCTGTGACTGCTGGGGCaagggctgctctctgccactgcagagcagctggcacTGTGcgcacaggcactgctgcatAGGGAACCTGCAGACCTCAGGGACATTGGGCCATGGTGGgatccctgccccacatctctCTGGTCCTCAGCTCCCTCGTCGTGCCGACACTGTCAGTGGTGTCACAGGCTGTCTGTGAGGACTGGCTCAAACGAGGCAGTGTGGGTGCGCTCCATCTGAGTCCATCCTGCTGGCACCTGCCTCGGAGATGGATTATTCTCCTTCAGTCCCATGCTGGCAGGACATTACTCACTGCCCAGGGCTGAGCCATCCCCGACGATTGGGCTGGAGGGGATGAGCTGGGCTGGCTCTGCTGGAGGGTCTGTGCCTCAGTGGTGACCAGATGTGGGGGCTCACGAGCTCGTTCTGAGATCTCATCCCTGCACCTTTCTTGCTCCCTTCTTCCAAATAAGCCCCTGTGAGCCAGAGGCGGTAATCTCACTAATGGCTGCTCTCATCACCAGCAGcaaacttctttttgtttttttgtttttttttagggagGGAGGAGTGGTTTGTTCCAGCAAAGCATTGGCAAGGAGCAGTTGCAGAGGGCAGCCTGGGACTCCTGGCTGAGCACCCTCTGGACAGAGAGTGTGGCAGAGCATTGGTTTGCAGGCCAGGACCCAGCGTGCAGGGAGGGCTGAGCTTTGGGGCCATCTCTGCTCTCACTTGGGAGCCTCGGGCTGCTCCAGCCCCCAGGCCaggctccctccctccttccctgctgtgcAGCTTTCTGTGCCTCCAGTGGCAGCCTGCCTTCGCTCAGGTGCATCTGGATCCTTTTAACCTTTCCCTTTGTGTGGTCGAGTTGAGGTGGGGAAGACGGATGGCCAGGATTTATGAGCAGTGCTGGCGCTCCATTCACACAcgagctgggggctgtggggtgggggggctcaGAGCCACAGGGGCCGGAGGTCCTGCAGCCAATGCAGGGATTTGGGGAGCAGTGGGTATTTGCCAACGAGTGTGAGCCCGCAgaggggggcggagggggctgctgacagaaagcagcagcctgtgTGGGTAAATGTAGTAATTAAAGCGCTCGTTAGCTCTGCCAAACGAGTGCATGTGATAGATCATTACCAGGAGGCAGCAGCGTGAGCTGCAGGGGCTGACGGATGGCTGATGCTGCAGAGGACGGGTGGATCGCTGCATGGGGGGGGCACGGTGTGTCCCTGgggctgagtgctgtgctgtccccccGTGCTGGGGGATGGACAGGCCctggctcctgcagctgccacccACCCCTCCAGCTGTGTTTGTTCTGCCCAAGCAACATGCTGAGGGGATAAAGAAGTGACCCGTCCCCACCTCTCTggcccccatttcccccctcccaGGTCCGGTTACGAACGCCTTCATAGTGCTGGCCCCAGCCAACATGCTCAACCCAGATGGGAAACCCAGCGTGCCTCTTCCTAAATTCAGCAAGCACCTCTATGGCACTGAAAGCACCGACGAGCAGGGCAGCGAGGGAGTGACGCTGCGCCTCGGGCTGCACCAGCAGGTAATGGGCAGGAGGAAGGCACTGGGGGAGGGTTTgcatggggtgaggggggatgGTGTAGGATTCTCCCCCCAGCCTGATTGCTGCGAATGGGCAGCAGCTCCGTGGGGTCTGGTGAGCTCCCCTTGTGCCGTTGGGGAAGGACCTGGTGCACTTCTTGGTTGTGGAGTAATGTTCAGTGGGCAGTGGGGGTTCCTGCAGTGGGCTCAGGGCTGGTAGGATGATAGCTTGATGGCTTAGAGTGAGGCAAAGGATAGGGCTTTCGAGGCCTGAGCTGACCGGAGCATTCCCAGCTCCTGGGAAAGCGTGAGCCTGTCCCTGCACAGAACTGCGTCCCATGAGTgctcccctttcctccctcctctctctctgccttccctggtgctgctcagcttCTCCCGGTGCTGTTTCCTCGAGCTGTTGGACCGCCCTGACAGGGAGCTCGAGTCCTTCTGCCAggcactgcccccccccctgCTCAACTGCCCCTGGGCTGCTCTTGGCTGCAGGAGAGTCACTCCAGGTCTGAGGCC
This window contains:
- the WDR18 gene encoding WD repeat-containing protein 18 isoform X1; translated protein: MAAPMEVALVSDAAGPLCNCSVWELHSGSALPGYRGGNTGPRGLALLGGEHLLGAQLGKSYINVWELQRKDQLQQKIICPGPVTCLTASPNGLYILAGVAESIYLWEVSNGNLLAILNRHYQDLTCLCFTDDSSHFLSGAKDCLALVWNLYSVLQAEPSQIPDPRHVWSRHSLPITDMCCGFGGPLARAATASLDQTAKLWEVSSGELLLSVLFDVGIMAVTLDLSEYHMFCGGMDGSIFQVDLCAWPVQRDRTFQTERENGKIFKGHRNQVTCLSVSTDGSLLLSGSHDETVRLWDIQSKQCLKTMNHKGREEWFVPAKHWQGAVAEGSLGLLAEHPLDRECGRALVCRPGPSVQGGLSFGAISALTWEPRAAPAPRPGSLPPSLLCSFLCLQWQPAFAQVHLDPFNLSLCVVELRWGRRMARIYEQCWRSIHTRAGGCGVGGLRATGAGGPAANAGIWGAVGICQRV
- the WDR18 gene encoding WD repeat-containing protein 18; translated protein: MAAPMEVALVSDAAGPLCNCSVWELHSGSALPGYRGGNTGPRGLALLGGEHLLGAQLGKSYINVWELQRKDQLQQKIICPGPVTCLTASPNGLYILAGVAESIYLWEVSNGNLLAILNRHYQDLTCLCFTDDSSHFLSGAKDCLALVWNLYSVLQAEPSQIPDPRHVWSRHSLPITDMCCGFGGPLARAATASLDQTAKLWEVSSGELLLSVLFDVGIMAVTLDLSEYHMFCGGMDGSIFQVDLCAWPVQRDRTFQTERENGKIFKGHRNQVTCLSVSTDGSLLLSGSHDETVRLWDIQSKQCLKTMNHKGPVTNAFIVLAPANMLNPDGKPSVPLPKFSKHLYGTESTDEQGSEGVTLRLGLHQQESGESYLEKAEKMYSQMCSTREKNLMGDQEHLTIQVSELEEEVSTLRKINKNLFDFSARIITKPAK